A window of the Cystobacter fuscus genome harbors these coding sequences:
- a CDS encoding LuxR C-terminal-related transcriptional regulator translates to MSFGTGLSIWFQPSPQQVPSPSYTPVPAPAPGATCEVKIFPRVNAELAPYRRLRNFASLFMTNETSSSGPRPYKLVETRHLDEARDIFRRTYGESKLDAVDSKHFEWRVNLAGTGPVVFTRGGSSGGTIMRVMPDSYVVVLLTDKSGHAASHKNAADITQDGGAVVFTAGHPLVLELADGVRSVTLRIDPAHLQAELEALTGQTVHGPPRFALSMDTQAGYGESLRQMCLFLGREIEKGSVMFQDPRLIAPLGESVVRALLLGQAHDYSHLLQTPTPSAGMGAVRRVEEYVEAAGPRPVSMRELCRITGASGRSIDKAFRDHRGSTLTAALARLPPSPSANEAGAVAACISLLTPREREVCALVARGLLNKQVAAELDISEGTVEKHRARAMKKLAVGSAAELGGLWARMGNEAGEAPRPRGASPASGG, encoded by the coding sequence ATGAGCTTCGGCACCGGCCTTTCTATTTGGTTCCAGCCTTCCCCTCAACAGGTCCCCTCTCCCTCCTATACGCCCGTCCCCGCCCCCGCTCCGGGTGCGACCTGCGAGGTCAAAATCTTCCCGAGAGTGAACGCAGAGCTTGCTCCGTACCGGAGATTACGTAACTTCGCGTCGCTCTTCATGACCAACGAAACCTCTTCGTCGGGCCCTCGCCCATACAAGCTCGTGGAAACGCGCCATCTTGACGAGGCGCGCGACATCTTCCGCCGTACGTACGGTGAGTCGAAGCTCGATGCCGTGGACTCAAAGCATTTCGAGTGGCGGGTCAACCTCGCCGGCACGGGCCCCGTCGTCTTCACCCGCGGGGGGAGCAGTGGTGGGACCATCATGCGCGTCATGCCCGACAGCTACGTCGTGGTCTTGCTCACCGACAAAAGCGGGCACGCGGCTTCACACAAGAACGCAGCCGACATCACGCAGGACGGCGGCGCGGTCGTATTCACGGCAGGACACCCTCTCGTCTTGGAGCTGGCGGATGGCGTCCGCTCGGTCACCTTGCGCATCGACCCCGCCCATCTGCAGGCCGAGCTGGAGGCGCTCACGGGCCAGACCGTGCATGGGCCGCCGCGGTTCGCGCTCTCCATGGACACCCAAGCCGGCTACGGCGAATCCCTCCGGCAAATGTGCCTCTTCCTGGGACGAGAGATCGAGAAGGGATCCGTGATGTTCCAGGATCCGCGGCTCATAGCCCCTCTCGGCGAGAGCGTCGTGCGCGCGCTCCTCCTGGGCCAGGCGCACGACTACTCCCATCTGCTCCAGACCCCCACGCCGAGCGCCGGCATGGGCGCGGTCCGCAGGGTCGAGGAATACGTCGAGGCCGCCGGGCCCCGCCCGGTGTCGATGCGCGAGCTCTGCCGGATCACCGGCGCGAGCGGGCGCTCGATAGACAAGGCGTTCCGCGATCATCGGGGCTCCACGCTGACCGCCGCGCTCGCGAGATTACCGCCATCGCCGAGCGCGAACGAGGCAGGCGCGGTCGCGGCGTGCATCTCCCTGCTCACGCCGCGCGAGCGCGAGGTGTGCGCGCTCGTGGCGCGGGGGCTGCTCAACAAGCAGGTCGCGGCCGAGCTGGACATCTCCGAGGGGACTGTGGAGAAGCACCGGGCCCGGGCAATGAAGAAGCTGGCGGTGGGCAGCGCCGCCGAGCTGGGCGGGTTGTGGGCGCGGATGGGGAATGAGGCCGGGGAGGCGCCTCGCCCGCGGGGCGCCTCCCCGGCCTCGGGTGGATGA